A segment of the Corylus avellana chromosome ca2, CavTom2PMs-1.0 genome:
CCATGTCTCCCTCtctcctgtctctctcactccggcgaaggATCCGCTCACCGGATTTGGTTGATTCGCTCCCAGCACGACGGTGGTATTGCTCCGGCGGGGTTCTGCTCAGATGACACCGGCGGGATTTTGtcagattttttgtttttgttttttttttttttttcatgtttctaTAACATATTTGTTTTCCTGGGTTTAAATTTGTTTGagccttattaaaaatttatttttggccttattaaaaaaaaatttgggccttaataaaattttttttgagaccTTAAATTTTGGGGCCCTAAGTTCCTAACGCCGGCCTAACTCGCATAGCTGTATGTATCATCAAATTAGAAAGCTCGTTCAGCTTCATTTTCTCACTATATTGAGGTTTTTTTTTCGGTACACTATAGTGAGGTTCATTGTACATAACAGTGGCGCAGCCTTTGGAATAATGAACAGGTTCAATGCTATGGCTCAACTCATTTCTCCTTTTTAAACTACTTttctaatatttaatattaaaaaagttgTTTCAAAAATAAAGAGAACGCATTGTACCTTTTTGACTTTGACCAAAACAAAAGCAGTCAAAAAGAACACCTTCCAAGTTGAGCTTCAGTCTCTTTAGTTGATTTCGATCCGTCTTTAACAACCCCCCACCCAGAAAAAAGggtgaaaagaaaaacccaccaTGAATCCTGCTAAAGAGTTATTGAATACGTCGTTGCTTCTCTCCCTACTCGTTTTCCGATTTTGCATTTCCCTTGACACCATTTCCCCGAACCAGCCCCTTAAAGACGGTGACATCCTGGTTTCCAAAGGAGAAACTTTTGCACTTGGGTTTTTCAGCCCCGGAAACTCTAGCCGCCGCTACATCGGAATATGGTATCACAATCACAAAGTTCCTCAACAAACCGTCGTGTGGGTAGCAAACAGAGACAGCCCTCTCAGTGACACCTCCGGAGTCCTCTCCATCAACGGCCATGGAAACCTCGTCCTTAAGAGCAAAAACCGAAGCACCCCTATCTGGTCTACAAACGCTTCAGTCTCATCCACAAACAATTCTATGGCTCAGCTCTTGGATTCTGGAAATCTTGTTTTGGTTCTACCAGACAACCAAAGGGTCACGTGGCAGAGCTTCGACTATCCCACCAATACTCTGCTTGCATCCATGAAACTCGGCCTAGACAGGCGAACAGGGTTGAACCGTTCTCTAACATCTTGGAAGTCCGAAGATGACCCGGGAACCGGTACCTGCTCATATGGGATTAACCCAAATGGGTACCCACAATTGTTCTTGTACAAGGGTGGAACTCCCTTGTGGCGGGGCGGATCTTGGACCGGCCGAAGATGGAGCGGTGCACCCAACACGCTACCTAATTTAACCAATCTTAGTTTTGTGGACAATCAAGATGAGGTCACTGCCATGTACGGCGCCACTGATCCCACAGTTTTCACAAGAGTTGTGTTGGATGAATCAGGAACCCTTCACCGGCTCACATGGAACGGTAATAAATGGGTCGAATTTTGGTCCTTCCCGGGAGAATGTGATACGTACAGAGAGTGCGGTCCAAGTAGTAACTGCAATCCATATGAACCCGACAATTTCCGGTGCACATGCTTACCCGGACTCGAACCCAACTCAACCCGTGATTGGAACATGAGAGTTGGGTCGGGCGGGTGCTCGAGGAAGCAAGGAGCATCCATGTGCCGAAACGGTGAAGGGTTTGTGAAGCTGGTACGTGTGAAGGTGCCAGATACTTCTGTGGCACGTGTGGACATGAGTTTGAGTTTGAAGGAATGTGAGCAAGAGTGCTTGAGGAACTGTTCTTGTACGGCATACAGCAGTGCAGATGAGACAAGGGGAGGGATTGGGTGCTTGTCATGGCACGGGGACTTGGTGGACATCAGAACATTTGCCAATGCAGGACAAGATTTGTATATACGTGTGGACGCAGTTGTACTAGGTATTCTTCTTTactatgtttttttatttggaagatGTTATTTTAGAAAACAGTTATGTGCAATTACCTTCTCAGATTTATGAcgtcattattaaaaatatttctatttttggttGTCAGCTCAATATGCAAAGAAAAATGGTGTTATGCAGAGCAAGAGCATGGTGGCGATTCTTGNNNNNNNNNNNNNNNNNNNNNNNNNNNNNNNNNNNNNNNNNNNNNNNNNNNNNNNNNNNNNNNNNNNNNNNNNNNNNNNNNNNNNNNNNNNNNNNNNNNNAGAACGAATGTAAAAGTTGATGGGATTAATTTGAATTAACAATACAGTATGTTCATCTCtattatatttgatatttttacttGATGTATGAAATTTCCattgaagaaaagaagattttACATTGCATCCAAATACAACGGGCTCTTATTTACAATCCCCTGTCAAACTTTGAATTTGGTGATCACTCTAATTCGAAGTTTGAATTCAAAAGCTCCTCTTCATTAAAATCATTTgcaatttggaagaaaaaaaagaaaaagaaaaagtgttccTGGCTAAGTAGAATGATTAAAATAACCTTGAATAGTCATTTGAATTTCCAATAGACCAATAAAGATCTCACGGATAATTGATAGAACGCATGGAATGCGTTAAGTAAAATAAAGCACAAACATGAAATGTACAACACATAAATACATCAAGATCAttgtgcttttttttcttttttggaggaCTATTTATGGTTTAACGGaaatcattattattgttaaattacaatttgtccaaaaaacataaacagatagaaataaataaatttaactatttaatcaaatattttaatactctccTTCATTTATGGACTCAAATTCTATTTTAATAGGAGATGTCTAACACATgaaatacttaattaaaatagagatgGCTCTGAAACCATGTTAAATCTACACTTATTCCaaaactttaataaaaaatatataaatttaatcatttaattcatataataacacttatcatatatatatacccctaaactaccacccactttggacccctccgtcaatttttaccgttaaaaatcttaaaaagacaaaattacccttcaattttctttctattaaaaaaaattaaaaaaaaaaattgaaaaaaagtttACAAGGTGGCCCGACCGTGGATCACctttttaacgtttaaaatctaacagaGAGGTCCAAAATgaaacaaattgaaagttcaagggtctaaagtgagaggttttggaGTTTAAGGGGGGCATGTCAAAAGGAGTAATAGTTCAAGAGTCCAAAGTAAagtttccatatatatatatatatatatatatagggccgGCCCAATGTATTtgggggccttaggcaaaattgTGAAATGGAGccgttatttttttaatatttaaatattaattaaataatatttattttaatattatttttttgtttgaatttaaaattactattttgccTTAACTCTTTATTCTTTATACTTAAATTGAGCGACATGACTCAAGGCGCGACAAAATGTGAATGCACAaggccattttatttttctgctattttgttttaatcatcaTAATGATACATGATTGTCAGATTGTTTTGTGACTTTGTCAACAAACTTATGACGTCAGATTATTCTATATTTTGCACGCTTGTCAACAAACAAAGCCATTTTAGTTATAAATTTGTTGTGTTGTGCAGCCAAGAGCCAAGAACGTGTTATCATTGTTTAGCAAGTGCTTGTGCGGTAAAGGGCCTagatattataaataaataatattatttttttttaaaaaaaatatgttgtgGGCCTTGTGGCCGTTATGCTTGTGCAGAAGTATGCTAGGGCCTCcatattataacaaaaaaaaaaaaaaaaattatttttttaaaccatatTGAAGGCCTCAAAAAAGCATATTGAGGACCTTAATAttgtaaacaaataataatatgtttttaaaacATGTTGAAGGCCTCAAAAAAGTATGTTGAGGaccttaaaattttataaaattttttttggccttattaaaaaattatttgggcCTTAAGACTTGATTTGGAAAAGGAATTATGAAACATGAAGTTTCTTGAACTCTGGGGCCCCGTTTGCCAACAGTGCGGAACgacactgtagctggaacggtactgttccagctacagtgccattctttaaaaaatgattttttttttctttaataaagagaaaatgaaaaatattaaaaaactttaaaaaaaaataaaaaaataaaaaaacaccccaacccaaaacggtgtcgttttgggcattaaaattattattattatttttttcttaaaaaaaaaaaaaagcggagGAGAAAGAAATGAGGTGTCCATTACACCCCATGGCTTGATATGGGGGTGGTTGAGACCACCCCCAGCCCAGTAGGGAGTGAATGAGCCaccccttaataaaaaaataaggggacCGGGTGCATTTGAGGGTGGCTGGGACCACCCCCAAAGTTTTGGGGTGGTTGACCACCCATACTGTGCGATATAAGTGTTTGAAACCACCCGACCCATTGAAGTGGTTTGACCCACCCCAAAATgatcccctcccctcccctttttttaatttttttggcagCCTTTTCGAGGGGGGAGTGGGACCATCTGCTTGTGGCCATGGGGTGAAGTCGAACCACCCATTACCAACCATGGGGTGAGGCTCCGACCACCCTTTTATTAAATGGGGTGAATTTGACCACCCATTTTGGCTTGAGGGTGGGCTGAGCCACCtatctctcccttttttttttaaagagaaaaaaaataatatgcttCTGTCTGCAGCTTATTGCCAGTTTGGGTTggagtatttttcttttttttaagttttttaatattttttattttcttttttttttttaaagaaaaaaaaaaattattttttaaagaatgacACTATAGCTAGAACAGTACTGTTCCGCACTGTTAAGAAACGGGGCATGAGAGActtggagaggaagagaaaaatggCAGAAGGTGCGGCCCTTGTATTTGAACGGttggttttctttcttgttgtgGTGTCCAAGAAAACATGATTaaagactttatttttttttaatgagaaatgctagaatgcaaTATTTAGCCCTCATTTTGCCAATAAACATCCTATGTGGCAAAGGGCCCATCccgcaatttttattttttttatttctcccTACCTCACCACACTTGCACGcctatcttcttctctttttatttttttatttctcccTACCCCACCACACCTGCACGCTTATCttcctttctccctctctctctccctctcaaacGCTCCTTCTCTCAGACCCTTTCAGAAGCCCTCTCCTTCCCTCGCCCATGTCTCCCTCtctcctgtctctctcactccggcgaaggATCCGCTCACCGGATTTGGTTGATTCGCTCCCAGCACGACGGTGGTATTGCTCCGGCGGGGTTCTGCTCAGATGACACCGGCGGGATTTTGtcagattttttgtttttgtttttttttttttttttcatgtttctaTAACATATTTGTTTTCCTGGGTTTAAATTTGTTTGagccttattaaaaatttatttttggccttattaaaaaaaattttgggccttaataaaattttttttgagaccTTAAATTTTGGGGCCCTAAGTTCCTAACGCCGGCCTCACTCGCATAGCTGTATGTATCATCAAATTAGAAAGCTCGTTCAGCTTCATTTTCTCACTATATTGAGGTTTGTTTTTTAGGTACACTATAGTGAGGTTCATTGTACATAACAGTGGCGCAGCCTTTGGAATAATGAACAGGTTCAATGCTATGGCTCAACTCATTTCTCCTTTTTAAACTACTTttctaatatttaatattaaaaaagtagtTTCAAAAATAAAGAGAACGCATTGTACCTTTTTGACTTTGACCAAAACAAAAGCAGTCAAAAAGAACACCTTCCAAGTTGAGCTTCAGTCTCTTTAGTTGATTTCGATCCGTCTTTAACAACCCCCCACCCAGAAAAAAGggtgaaaagaaaaacccaccaTGAATCCTGCTAAAGAGTTATTGAATACGTCGTTGCTTCTCTCCCTACTCGTTTTCCGATTTTGCATTTCCCTTGACACCATTTCCCCGAACCAGCCCCTTAAAGACGGTGACATCCTGGTTTCCAAAGGAGAAACTTTTGCACTTGGGTTTTTCAGCCCCGGAAACTCTGGCCGCCGCTACGTTGGAATATGGTATCACAATCACAAAGTTCCTCAACAAACTGTCGTGTGGGTAGCAAACAGAGACAGCCCTCTCAGTGACACCTCCGGAGTCCTCTCCATCAACGGCCATGGAAACCTCGTCCTTAAGAGCAAAAACCGAAGCACCCCTATCTGGTCTACAAACGCTTCAGTCTCATCCACAAACAATTCTATGGCTCAGCTCTTGGATTCTGGAAATCTTGTTTTGGTTCTACCAGACAACCAAAGGGTCACGTGGCAGAGCTTCGACTATCCCACCAATACTCTGCTTGCATCCATGAAACTCGGCCTAGACAGGCGAACAGGGTTGAACCGTTCTCTAACATCTTGGAAGTCCGAAGATGACCCGGGAACCGGTACCTGCTCATATGGGATTAACCCAAATGGGTACCCACAATTGTTCTTGTACAAGGGTGGAACTCCCTTGTGGCGGGGCGGATCTTGGACCGGCCGAAGATGGAGCGGTGCACCCAACACGCTACCTAATTTAACCAATCTTAGTTTTGTGGACAATCAAGATGAGGTCACTGCCATGTACGGCGCCACTGATCCCACAGTTTTCACAAGAGTTGTGTTGGATGAATCAGGAACCCTTCACCGGCTCACATGGAACGGTAATAAATGGGTCGAATTTTGGTCCTTCCCGGGAGAATGTGATACGTACAGAGAGTGCGGTCCAAGTAGTAACTGCAATCCATATGAACCCGACAATTTCCGGTGCACATGCTTACCCGGACTCGAACCCAACTCAACCCGTGATTGGAACATGAGAGTTGGGTCGGGCGGGTGCTCGAGGAAGCAAGGAGCATCCATGTGCCGAAACGGTGAAGGGTTTGTGAAGCTGGTACGTGTGAAGGTGCCAGATACTTCTGTGGCACGTGTGGACATGAGTTTGAGTTTGAAGGAATGTGAGCAAGAGTGCTTGAGGAACTGTTCTTGTACGGCATACAGCAGTGCAGATGAGACAAGGGGAG
Coding sequences within it:
- the LOC132169992 gene encoding G-type lectin S-receptor-like serine/threonine-protein kinase RKS1 → MNPAKELLNTSLLLSLLVFRFCISLDTISPNQPLKDGDILVSKGETFALGFFSPGNSSRRYIGIWYHNHKVPQQTVVWVANRDSPLSDTSGVLSINGHGNLVLKSKNRSTPIWSTNASVSSTNNSMAQLLDSGNLVLVLPDNQRVTWQSFDYPTNTLLASMKLGLDRRTGLNRSLTSWKSEDDPGTGTCSYGINPNGYPQLFLYKGGTPLWRGGSWTGRRWSGAPNTLPNLTNLSFVDNQDEVTAMYGATDPTVFTRVVLDESGTLHRLTWNGNKWVEFWSFPGECDTYRECGPSSNCNPYEPDNFRCTCLPGLEPNSTRDWNMRVGSGGCSRKQGASMCRNGEGFVKLVRVKVPDTSVARVDMSLSLKECEQECLRNCSCTAYSSADETRGGIGCLSWHGDLVDIRTFANAGQDLYIRVDAVVLGILLYYVFLFGRCYFRKQLCAITFSDL